Proteins from a genomic interval of Massilia sp. KIM:
- a CDS encoding glutathione S-transferase family protein has product MPLILYGHPFSSYTQKALVALYENAIPFEFRCVAPDRPQHVQEWLAHWPMRKFPVLVDEGRALPETSIFIEHLQLSRPGPVRLIPEDPTTALEVRFLDRYFDLHVMTPVQRAVDGALTGDPARREEWMAHGVKKLELAYAWLDRHLAGRDWAAGADFTLADCAAAPSLFYADWVHPIAASYPVLRAYRARLLARPSFARAVEEARPFRHLFPLGAPERD; this is encoded by the coding sequence ATGCCCCTGATCCTGTACGGCCACCCCTTCTCGTCCTATACCCAGAAGGCGCTGGTCGCCCTCTACGAGAACGCCATCCCCTTCGAGTTCCGCTGCGTCGCGCCGGACCGTCCGCAGCACGTGCAGGAGTGGCTGGCCCACTGGCCGATGCGTAAATTCCCGGTGCTGGTGGACGAGGGCCGCGCCCTGCCCGAGACCAGCATCTTCATCGAGCACCTGCAACTGAGCCGGCCGGGCCCGGTGCGCCTTATCCCCGAGGATCCGACCACGGCCCTCGAGGTGCGTTTCCTCGACCGCTACTTCGACCTGCACGTGATGACGCCGGTGCAGCGCGCGGTCGACGGCGCGCTGACCGGGGACCCGGCCAGGCGCGAGGAATGGATGGCACACGGCGTCAAGAAGCTGGAACTCGCCTACGCCTGGCTCGACCGCCACCTGGCCGGCCGCGACTGGGCCGCCGGCGCGGACTTCACGCTGGCCGACTGCGCCGCCGCGCCTTCGCTGTTCTACGCCGACTGGGTGCACCCCATTGCGGCCAGCTATCCGGTGCTGCGCGCCTACCGCGCGCGCCTGCTGGCGCGCCCCTCGTTCGCCCGCGCGGTCGAGGAAGCCCGCCCCTTCCGCCACCTGTTCCCGCTGGGCGCCCCCGAGCGCGACTGA
- a CDS encoding helix-turn-helix domain-containing protein, producing MSQCMRSGCPINLTLEQLGDRWSLIVIRDLMFGNRRSYGELLAQSEEGIASNILSDRLKRLVNAGLLSRAPDPAHKQKGIYSLTEPAIQLLPLLAHMGAWGRRHTQPSRELSVRAELLEAGGPALWEAFMEELRHLHLGAPRPARSVFRELQKAYRDALA from the coding sequence GTGTCCCAATGCATGCGTTCCGGCTGTCCCATCAATCTTACGCTCGAACAGCTGGGGGACCGCTGGAGCCTGATCGTGATCCGCGACCTCATGTTTGGCAACCGCCGCAGCTATGGCGAGCTGCTGGCGCAGAGCGAGGAGGGGATCGCGTCGAACATCCTGTCCGACCGCCTGAAGCGGCTGGTGAACGCCGGGCTCTTGAGCCGCGCGCCGGATCCGGCGCACAAGCAGAAGGGCATCTACAGCCTCACTGAGCCGGCGATCCAGCTGCTGCCGCTGCTGGCGCACATGGGCGCCTGGGGACGGCGGCATACGCAGCCGAGCCGCGAGCTGTCGGTGCGCGCCGAGCTGCTGGAAGCGGGCGGGCCGGCCCTGTGGGAAGCCTTCATGGAAGAACTGCGCCACCTGCACCTGGGCGCGCCGCGGCCGGCGCGCTCGGTGTTCCGCGAACTGCAGAAAGCCTATCGGGACGCGCTGGCCTGA
- a CDS encoding MarR family winged helix-turn-helix transcriptional regulator encodes MDDENARLGNLITAFATGVSDRVRTAMGERSALGGEALGAIIVIGSAAGLSIDRLGKVLRLSHPGTVRLVDRLIEAGYAERRAALTDRRAVAIHLTEAGQAERTALLAIRAEALEPLLGRLDASERTLLDGLLEKMLLALPSDATSAMTVCRFCRHERCAACPMDSFGALDGTVRRQDA; translated from the coding sequence ATGGACGATGAAAATGCACGTTTGGGTAACCTGATCACGGCCTTCGCCACCGGCGTGTCGGATCGGGTGCGCACGGCCATGGGTGAGCGCAGCGCGCTGGGCGGCGAGGCGCTGGGGGCGATCATTGTGATCGGCAGCGCGGCAGGGCTGAGCATCGACCGGCTGGGCAAGGTCCTGAGGCTCAGCCATCCTGGCACGGTGCGCCTGGTCGACCGCCTGATCGAGGCGGGCTACGCGGAGCGGCGCGCGGCGCTTACCGACCGGCGCGCCGTGGCCATCCACCTCACCGAGGCAGGTCAGGCCGAACGCACCGCCCTGCTGGCGATTCGCGCCGAAGCGCTCGAACCGCTGCTGGGGCGCCTGGACGCCTCCGAACGCACACTCCTCGACGGCTTGCTGGAAAAGATGCTGCTGGCCCTGCCGAGCGATGCCACCTCGGCGATGACGGTGTGCCGCTTCTGCAGGCACGAGCGCTGCGCCGCCTGCCCCATGGACAGCTTCGGCGCGCTGGACGGCACGGTGCGCCGCCAGGACGCCTGA
- a CDS encoding YkgB family protein: MQQHLHLTAPATPKLGLQDSASLLRWALVIVFLWFGGMKFTQYEAAGIAPFIANSPFMSWLHAGFGVDGASAFIGVLELSTAAALALGAWHRGAAVLGALMSSATYAITLTFFATTPGVAEPTAGGFPAISAPIGQFLLKDLVLLAASLVLLQSAVSALRLRRA; encoded by the coding sequence ATGCAACAGCATCTCCATCTCACCGCTCCCGCCACGCCCAAGCTCGGGCTCCAGGATTCCGCCAGCCTGCTGCGCTGGGCGCTGGTCATTGTTTTCCTCTGGTTCGGCGGCATGAAGTTCACCCAGTACGAGGCAGCGGGGATCGCGCCCTTCATCGCCAACAGTCCCTTCATGAGCTGGCTGCACGCCGGTTTCGGCGTGGACGGCGCCAGCGCCTTCATCGGCGTGCTCGAACTGTCGACGGCGGCCGCGCTGGCGCTGGGCGCCTGGCACCGCGGGGCGGCGGTCCTGGGCGCGCTGATGTCGAGCGCCACCTACGCGATCACGCTGACCTTCTTCGCGACCACGCCTGGCGTTGCCGAACCCACTGCGGGCGGCTTCCCGGCGATCTCGGCGCCGATCGGCCAGTTCCTGCTGAAGGATCTGGTGCTCCTGGCCGCTTCGCTGGTCCTGCTGCAATCGGCCGTGTCGGCCTTGCGTTTGCGCCGCGCCTGA
- a CDS encoding TonB-dependent siderophore receptor, with product MLKLKSIPQSLMLALYGATALAALLPASVHAQSAAPAASDINTVNVVGSRRVGNASSTDTPVPVDFIPMTKAAEQGGQFDLAQALTNISPSFNSTRQTGADGADLIDSAALRGLGSDQTLVLVNGKRRHTVALVNLFGARNRGNTGTDMNAIPLLAIRNVQVLRDGAAAQYGSDAIAGVINIELKKNLGCESVLGYGQYTAGDGENWLASAYCGVAVAGGVLGITGEYYDRGRSNRSEPGNPRIIGDTKAENQTIYLNGEFPTGPGKFYFTAGAQKRDASSAAFARGGVGSDDIPSRNSEAMYPNGFVPFIDGEVDDRWGTVGYRWQVGEWNADLSQTYGYNRLMYNINNTLNASIANLDLINGGKGVSASAFDAGGFSFRQATTNLDFSRFYSGVAQGMNVAFGLEHRRENYKIFAGEPGSYIDADGVGFGGNAGSQGFPGFQPGDATDSDRHSSAAYIDIETDLTDRFKVQTALRHERYSDFGSTTTGKIAGAYRVNPSVLLRASASTGFRAPSLQQVYFSSTFTDFVSGQPLDVVLAPNGGRVANAAGIPQLKDEESKSFTAGVTWSPTQSTSVTADLYRIDIDDRIVLSGRFDADNYPALGATLQQLGVGQAQFFVNSVDTKTQGLDLTVSNRANLGAGRLNTFLAVNFSKTEVQRVKAPAALAGFEDVLLSERERLFIEEGAPRRKATLGFDYSLAKFETSLRIIHFGPQTLGTFSGPPVPNQRYEAKTSADLSFTWAFTEKTKLTVGGTNIFDVKPTTQDPNETDNGFKYESVQFGLNGAAVFARLSHKF from the coding sequence GTGCTCAAACTCAAATCGATTCCCCAGTCGCTGATGCTGGCCCTCTACGGCGCCACCGCCCTCGCCGCGCTTCTTCCCGCCAGCGTCCATGCGCAAAGCGCCGCGCCGGCCGCCAGCGACATCAATACCGTCAACGTGGTCGGCTCGCGCCGCGTCGGCAACGCGTCCTCGACCGACACCCCGGTGCCGGTCGACTTCATCCCCATGACCAAGGCAGCTGAACAGGGCGGTCAATTCGACCTCGCACAGGCCCTGACCAATATTTCGCCTTCGTTCAACTCGACCCGCCAGACCGGCGCCGACGGCGCCGACCTGATCGACTCGGCCGCCCTGCGCGGGCTGGGCTCGGACCAGACCCTGGTGCTGGTCAACGGCAAGCGCCGCCACACCGTGGCGCTGGTGAACCTGTTCGGCGCGCGCAACCGCGGCAACACGGGCACCGACATGAACGCGATCCCGCTGCTGGCAATCCGCAACGTGCAGGTGCTGCGCGACGGCGCCGCCGCGCAATACGGCTCGGACGCGATCGCGGGCGTGATCAACATCGAACTGAAGAAGAACCTGGGCTGTGAGTCGGTGCTCGGCTACGGCCAGTACACCGCAGGCGACGGCGAGAACTGGCTGGCCTCGGCCTACTGCGGCGTGGCCGTGGCGGGCGGCGTGCTGGGCATCACCGGCGAATACTACGACCGCGGCCGCTCCAACCGCTCGGAGCCGGGCAACCCGCGCATCATCGGCGACACCAAGGCCGAGAACCAGACCATCTACCTGAACGGCGAATTCCCGACCGGTCCGGGCAAGTTCTACTTCACCGCCGGCGCGCAGAAGCGCGACGCCTCGTCGGCGGCCTTCGCACGCGGCGGCGTGGGTTCGGACGACATCCCCTCGCGCAACTCGGAAGCCATGTACCCGAACGGCTTCGTGCCCTTCATCGACGGCGAGGTGGACGACCGCTGGGGCACCGTGGGCTACCGCTGGCAGGTGGGCGAATGGAACGCCGACCTGTCGCAGACCTACGGCTACAACCGCCTGATGTACAACATCAACAACACCCTGAACGCCTCGATCGCCAACCTGGACCTGATCAACGGCGGCAAGGGCGTCAGCGCCAGCGCCTTCGACGCGGGCGGCTTCTCGTTCCGCCAGGCGACCACCAACCTGGACTTCAGCCGCTTCTACAGCGGCGTGGCCCAGGGCATGAACGTGGCCTTCGGCCTCGAGCACCGCCGCGAGAACTACAAGATCTTCGCCGGCGAACCGGGCTCCTACATCGACGCCGACGGCGTGGGCTTCGGCGGCAACGCCGGCAGCCAGGGCTTCCCGGGCTTCCAGCCGGGCGACGCCACCGACAGCGACCGTCACAGCAGCGCGGCCTACATCGACATCGAGACCGACCTGACCGACCGCTTTAAGGTGCAGACCGCGCTGCGCCACGAGCGCTACTCGGACTTCGGCTCGACCACCACCGGCAAGATCGCCGGCGCCTACCGCGTCAACCCGAGCGTGCTGCTGCGCGCCTCGGCCAGCACCGGCTTCCGCGCCCCGTCGCTGCAGCAGGTCTACTTCTCGTCCACCTTCACCGACTTCGTCAGCGGCCAGCCGCTGGACGTGGTGCTGGCGCCGAACGGCGGCCGCGTGGCCAACGCCGCCGGCATCCCGCAGCTGAAGGACGAGGAATCGAAGAGCTTCACCGCCGGCGTGACCTGGTCGCCGACCCAGTCGACCTCGGTGACGGCCGACCTGTACCGCATCGACATCGACGACCGCATCGTGCTGTCGGGCCGCTTCGACGCCGACAACTACCCGGCGCTGGGCGCCACCCTGCAACAGCTGGGCGTGGGCCAGGCGCAGTTCTTCGTGAACTCGGTGGACACCAAGACCCAGGGCCTGGACCTGACCGTGTCGAACCGCGCCAACCTGGGCGCCGGACGCCTGAACACCTTCCTGGCGGTGAACTTCAGCAAGACCGAAGTGCAGCGCGTGAAGGCGCCTGCGGCGCTGGCCGGTTTCGAGGACGTGCTGCTGTCCGAGCGCGAGCGCCTGTTCATCGAAGAAGGCGCGCCGCGCCGCAAGGCCACCCTGGGCTTCGACTACAGCCTGGCCAAGTTCGAGACCTCGCTGCGCATCATCCACTTCGGTCCGCAGACCCTGGGCACCTTCTCGGGCCCGCCGGTGCCGAACCAGCGCTACGAAGCGAAGACCTCGGCCGACCTGTCCTTCACCTGGGCCTTCACCGAGAAGACCAAGCTGACCGTGGGCGGCACCAACATCTTCGACGTCAAGCCGACGACGCAGGATCCGAACGAAACCGACAACGGCTTCAAGTACGAGAGCGTGCAGTTCGGCCTGAACGGCGCGGCGGTGTTCGCACGCCTGTCGCACAAGTTCTGA
- a CDS encoding PhzF family phenazine biosynthesis protein, producing the protein MKIHALHCFGRPEGLGNPALVIEDDASPIEARQALARERDTTCVWIDPSPQDGVAGVVDFYYPHTRSPLCLHATLAAARVLFARDAGAATLLVSTAQRGQALGLSRIEDEVFVQLEPQELVQPDLPQGLLARLLDAPGFTPVAPPRVASVGSPKLLVQVDDAATLHGLAPDLAAITAWGKEAGVNGLYVYCARPDGSYEGRNFNHLDPRLEDSATGVAAGALSVLLGRGITLLQGRATGRDCLIRTRVEGGKVFVGGRADLARDR; encoded by the coding sequence ATGAAGATCCACGCCCTGCACTGCTTCGGCCGGCCCGAAGGCTTAGGCAATCCGGCCCTGGTGATCGAGGACGACGCCTCGCCGATCGAGGCGCGCCAGGCGCTGGCCCGCGAGCGCGACACCACCTGCGTGTGGATCGATCCTTCGCCGCAAGACGGCGTGGCCGGCGTGGTCGACTTCTACTATCCGCACACACGCAGCCCCCTGTGCCTGCATGCGACGCTGGCGGCGGCGCGGGTGCTGTTCGCGCGCGATGCCGGAGCCGCCACCCTTCTCGTCAGCACCGCGCAGCGCGGCCAGGCGCTCGGCCTGTCGCGCATCGAGGACGAGGTCTTCGTGCAACTGGAGCCGCAAGAGCTCGTGCAACCGGACCTGCCCCAAGGCCTGCTCGCGCGCCTGCTGGACGCACCCGGCTTCACGCCGGTGGCCCCGCCGCGGGTCGCCTCGGTCGGCAGCCCCAAGCTGCTGGTGCAGGTCGACGACGCCGCCACCCTGCATGGCCTGGCGCCCGATCTCGCCGCGATCACCGCCTGGGGCAAGGAGGCGGGCGTGAACGGCCTGTACGTCTACTGCGCGCGCCCGGACGGCAGCTACGAAGGCCGCAACTTCAACCACCTCGACCCGCGCCTCGAGGACAGCGCCACCGGGGTCGCCGCCGGCGCCCTGAGCGTGCTGCTGGGCCGGGGCATCACCCTGCTGCAGGGCCGGGCCACCGGGCGCGACTGCCTGATCCGCACCCGCGTGGAGGGCGGCAAGGTCTTCGTCGGCGGCCGCGCCGATCTCGCCCGGGACCGCTGA
- a CDS encoding error-prone DNA polymerase: MSTASSNLPPGLPPSLPPNLPQVLPQYAELFCLSNFSFLQGASHAEELVMRAVQLGYSALALTDECSLSGVVRAHGEAKKAGLPLVIGAHFHLKERDGSPALSLILLAQNRNGYGNLSELITLGRMRADKGEYFLTPEDLAEPGGDYAHLKHMPDCLAILLPAYPGHEARDLDRLHRQAAWMATTFPGRAWLGLVLLHRAFDEAHRATVEEVGWQHGLPITALGHVVMHVRSRKPLQDTLTATRLGKPVADCGYGLAQNAEQHLRARLRLANIYSREALEETVRIARLCTFSLDELRYEYPDEVVPAGHDASSYLRQETYIGAHRRFRDGIPAKVQAKIEHELGLIAEMKYEHYFLTVYDIVRFARSQHILCQGRGSAANSAVCYCLGITEVDPARASLLFERFISKERNEPPDIDVDFEHQRREEVIQYIYGKYGRRRAALAAVVISYRPKSALRDSGRALGIDLAIVEKVAKTHHWFDSRADLVGRLAECGLDPEAPLSQQWATLAEQLLNFPRHLSQHPGGFVIAQGKLSRLVPIENAAMAERSVIQWDKNDLEELGLMKVDVLALGMLSMLRRGLELVGQRHGNVFEMQDIPADDVATYDMICAADTVGVFQIESRAQMSMLPRMQPREFYDLVIEVAVVRPGPIQGGMVHPYLRRRQGIDPVHYPSPEMKVALERTLGVPIFQEQVMQVAILGAGFTPGEADQLRRAMAAWKRKGGLDKYYDRIVNGMLERGYDLAFAESIFSQIQGFGEYGFPESHAASFALLAYASSWLKCHEPAAFLCALLNSQPMGFYSPSQLVQDARRHGIEVRPVDVAISGWDSSLEEYDPVDRARQPAVRLGLSLQRGLSREVAERIEDARAIRPFESVADLARRARLDRSDLQVLAASNALRSLAGHRREALWAAVGAAPDRDLLRPTTVQEETPRLAAPSEGEEIVGDYRSQGLTLGRHPLALLRAQLLAKRFVPASSLMDYQNGQLARACGIVTVRQRPGTAKGVLFMTLEDETGNVNVIVWPSLVEQQRREVLNAPLLGVYGVWQKEGEVRHLVAKRLVDMSHMLGRLQAPSRDFC, encoded by the coding sequence ATGTCCACCGCTTCCTCCAACCTTCCCCCGGGTCTGCCGCCGAGTCTGCCCCCGAATCTGCCCCAAGTCCTGCCGCAGTACGCGGAGCTGTTCTGCCTCTCGAACTTCTCCTTCCTGCAGGGCGCCTCGCACGCGGAGGAACTGGTGATGCGCGCGGTGCAGCTCGGCTACTCGGCCCTGGCCCTGACCGACGAATGCTCGCTGTCGGGCGTGGTGCGCGCCCATGGCGAGGCGAAGAAGGCCGGCCTGCCGCTGGTGATCGGCGCCCACTTCCACCTGAAGGAGCGCGACGGCAGCCCGGCCCTGTCCCTGATCCTGCTGGCCCAGAACCGCAACGGCTACGGCAACCTGTCCGAGCTGATCACCCTCGGACGCATGCGCGCCGACAAGGGCGAGTACTTCCTCACCCCGGAAGACCTGGCCGAACCGGGCGGCGACTACGCCCACCTCAAGCACATGCCGGACTGCCTGGCGATCCTGCTGCCCGCCTATCCAGGTCACGAGGCCCGGGACCTCGACCGCCTGCACCGCCAGGCCGCCTGGATGGCGACCACCTTCCCGGGGCGCGCCTGGCTCGGCCTGGTGCTGCTGCACCGCGCCTTCGACGAAGCCCACCGCGCCACGGTGGAGGAGGTGGGCTGGCAGCACGGCTTGCCGATCACGGCCCTCGGCCACGTGGTGATGCACGTGCGCTCGCGCAAGCCGTTGCAGGACACGCTCACCGCCACCCGCCTCGGCAAGCCGGTGGCCGACTGCGGCTACGGCCTGGCCCAGAACGCCGAGCAGCACCTGCGCGCGCGCCTGCGCCTGGCCAACATCTACAGCCGCGAGGCGCTCGAAGAGACGGTGCGCATCGCGCGCCTGTGCACCTTCTCGCTGGACGAGCTGCGCTACGAATACCCGGACGAGGTGGTGCCGGCCGGGCACGACGCCAGCAGCTACCTGCGCCAGGAAACCTATATCGGCGCGCACCGGCGCTTCCGCGACGGCATCCCGGCCAAGGTGCAGGCAAAGATCGAGCACGAACTGGGCCTGATCGCCGAGATGAAGTACGAGCACTACTTCCTCACGGTGTACGACATCGTGCGTTTCGCGCGCTCGCAGCACATCCTGTGCCAGGGGCGGGGCTCGGCCGCCAACTCGGCGGTGTGCTACTGCCTCGGCATCACCGAGGTCGACCCGGCGCGCGCCAGCCTGCTGTTCGAGCGCTTCATCTCGAAGGAGCGCAACGAGCCGCCCGACATCGACGTCGACTTCGAGCACCAGCGGCGCGAAGAGGTGATCCAGTACATCTACGGCAAGTACGGGCGCCGGCGCGCGGCCCTCGCGGCGGTGGTGATCAGCTACCGGCCCAAGAGCGCGCTGCGCGACAGCGGGCGCGCGCTCGGCATCGACCTGGCCATCGTCGAGAAGGTGGCCAAGACCCATCACTGGTTCGACAGCCGGGCCGACCTGGTCGGGCGCCTGGCCGAGTGCGGGCTGGACCCGGAAGCGCCGCTGTCGCAGCAATGGGCCACCCTGGCCGAGCAGCTGCTGAACTTCCCGCGCCACCTGTCCCAGCACCCGGGCGGCTTCGTGATCGCCCAGGGCAAGCTGTCGCGCCTGGTGCCGATCGAGAACGCCGCCATGGCCGAGCGCAGCGTGATCCAGTGGGACAAGAACGACCTCGAGGAACTGGGCCTGATGAAGGTCGACGTGCTCGCCCTGGGCATGCTGTCGATGCTGCGGCGCGGCCTGGAACTGGTGGGCCAGCGCCACGGCAATGTGTTCGAGATGCAGGACATCCCGGCCGACGACGTGGCCACCTACGACATGATCTGCGCCGCCGACACGGTGGGCGTGTTCCAGATCGAGTCGCGCGCCCAGATGAGCATGCTGCCGCGCATGCAGCCGCGCGAGTTCTACGACCTGGTGATCGAGGTGGCGGTGGTGCGGCCCGGCCCGATCCAGGGCGGCATGGTCCATCCCTACCTGCGCCGCCGCCAGGGCATCGACCCGGTGCACTACCCGAGCCCCGAGATGAAGGTGGCGCTGGAGCGCACCCTGGGCGTGCCGATCTTCCAGGAGCAGGTGATGCAGGTGGCGATCCTGGGCGCCGGCTTCACGCCGGGCGAGGCGGACCAGCTGCGGCGCGCGATGGCGGCCTGGAAGCGCAAGGGCGGCCTGGACAAGTACTACGACCGCATCGTCAACGGCATGCTGGAGCGCGGGTATGACCTAGCCTTCGCCGAATCGATCTTCAGCCAGATCCAGGGCTTCGGCGAATACGGCTTTCCCGAGTCGCACGCGGCCAGCTTCGCGCTGCTGGCCTATGCCAGCTCCTGGCTCAAGTGCCACGAGCCGGCGGCCTTCCTGTGCGCGCTGCTCAACAGCCAGCCGATGGGCTTCTACAGCCCCTCGCAACTGGTGCAGGACGCGCGCCGCCACGGCATCGAGGTGCGGCCGGTGGACGTGGCGATCAGCGGCTGGGATTCGAGCCTGGAGGAGTACGACCCGGTCGACCGCGCGCGCCAGCCGGCGGTGCGCCTGGGGCTGTCGCTGCAGCGCGGCTTGAGCCGCGAGGTGGCCGAGCGCATCGAGGACGCGCGCGCGATCCGTCCCTTCGAGAGCGTGGCCGACCTGGCGCGGCGCGCGCGCCTGGACCGGAGCGACCTGCAAGTGCTGGCGGCGTCCAATGCGCTGCGCTCGCTGGCCGGGCACCGGCGCGAGGCCTTGTGGGCGGCGGTGGGGGCGGCGCCGGACCGCGACCTGCTGCGTCCGACCACGGTGCAGGAAGAGACGCCGCGGCTGGCGGCGCCCTCGGAAGGGGAGGAGATCGTGGGCGATTACCGGTCCCAGGGCCTGACCCTGGGGCGGCATCCGCTAGCGCTGCTGCGCGCCCAGCTGCTGGCCAAGCGCTTCGTGCCGGCATCGAGCCTGATGGACTACCAGAACGGCCAGCTGGCGCGCGCCTGCGGCATCGTCACCGTGCGCCAGCGGCCGGGGACCGCCAAGGGCGTGCTGTTCATGACGCTGGAGGACGAGACCGGGAACGTCAACGTGATCGTGTGGCCGTCCCTGGTGGAACAGCAGCGGCGCGAGGTGCTCAATGCGCCGCTGCTGGGGGTGTACGGGGTGTGGCAGAAGGAAGGGGAGGTGCGGCACCTGGTGGCCAAGCGGCTGGTGGACATGTCGCACATGCTGGGGAGGCTGCAGGCGCCGAGCAGGGATTTTTGTTGA
- a CDS encoding PAS domain-containing methyl-accepting chemotaxis protein, translated as MRMNTPVTGNEYPLAEGKTIVSTTDLKGNIKYANPYFIEVSGFTEEELIGAPQNIVRHPDMPVEAFADMWQSIRAGRPWNGMVKNRCKNGDFYWVHANVTPVIENGEAVGYMSVRTRPSREQVAAASSLYAEFKAGNPRKLLLRNGRVERRGLAGVGGMLGRIPLRAQVNGAAGTMAILLTAMLCEAVRSELPAWTVLSLGVSLTVLAALWASLHRNVLAPLAVATRFARRFAGGDLTARIDTKRDDEMGQLVGALRQSAVNLYSVIGDVRANFGEIRHATGEIAAGNMDLSSRTESQASSLEETAASMEQLNHNVAQSAENAISASTLAALAAEKAVQGRATVGEMVSTMSAISQSAHKVLDIVGMIDGIAFQTNLLALNAAVEAARAGEQGRGFAVVAGEVRGLAQRSATAAREIKALIDASIANVDSGTRLTGAAGVAIAEVAEAVDQVKQVMMEISTSTREQSGGIAQVNGAVGQLDAITQQNAALVEEAAAAAATLAQQAESVAQALSVFQLASGMQGRQPAGAQRAGSSRLQLASA; from the coding sequence ATGCGCATGAACACCCCCGTCACCGGGAACGAATACCCGCTTGCCGAAGGCAAGACCATCGTCAGCACCACTGACCTCAAGGGCAACATCAAGTACGCCAATCCGTATTTCATCGAGGTCAGCGGCTTCACCGAAGAAGAACTGATCGGCGCGCCGCAGAACATCGTGCGCCATCCGGACATGCCGGTCGAGGCCTTCGCCGACATGTGGCAATCGATCCGCGCCGGGCGTCCCTGGAACGGCATGGTCAAGAACCGTTGCAAGAACGGCGACTTCTACTGGGTGCATGCGAACGTGACGCCGGTGATCGAGAACGGCGAGGCGGTGGGCTACATGTCGGTGCGCACCAGGCCGAGCCGCGAGCAGGTGGCTGCCGCGTCCAGCCTGTACGCCGAATTCAAGGCCGGCAATCCGCGCAAGCTCCTGCTGCGCAACGGCCGTGTCGAGCGGCGCGGCCTGGCGGGAGTCGGCGGCATGCTGGGCCGGATTCCGCTGCGCGCCCAGGTCAACGGCGCCGCCGGCACCATGGCGATCCTGCTCACGGCGATGCTGTGCGAAGCCGTGCGCAGCGAACTGCCGGCGTGGACCGTGCTGTCGCTGGGCGTCAGTTTGACCGTGCTGGCCGCGCTGTGGGCCAGCCTGCATCGCAACGTGCTGGCGCCGCTGGCCGTCGCCACCCGTTTCGCGCGCCGCTTCGCCGGCGGCGACCTGACCGCGCGCATCGACACCAAGCGCGACGACGAGATGGGCCAGCTGGTGGGCGCCCTGCGCCAGTCGGCGGTCAACTTGTACAGCGTGATCGGCGACGTGCGCGCCAACTTCGGCGAGATCCGCCACGCCACCGGCGAGATCGCCGCCGGCAACATGGACTTGTCGAGCCGCACCGAATCCCAGGCCTCGAGCCTGGAAGAGACCGCGGCCAGCATGGAGCAGCTGAACCACAACGTGGCGCAGAGCGCCGAGAACGCGATCTCGGCCAGCACCTTGGCGGCGCTGGCGGCCGAGAAGGCGGTGCAGGGCCGCGCCACCGTGGGCGAGATGGTGAGCACCATGAGCGCGATCAGCCAGTCGGCGCACAAGGTGCTGGACATCGTCGGCATGATCGACGGCATCGCCTTCCAGACCAACCTGCTGGCCCTGAACGCCGCGGTCGAAGCGGCGCGCGCCGGCGAGCAGGGGCGCGGTTTCGCGGTGGTGGCGGGCGAGGTGCGCGGCCTGGCGCAGCGCAGCGCCACCGCGGCGCGCGAGATCAAGGCCCTGATCGACGCCTCGATCGCGAACGTGGACAGCGGCACCCGCCTGACCGGCGCTGCCGGCGTCGCGATCGCCGAGGTGGCGGAGGCGGTGGACCAGGTCAAGCAGGTGATGATGGAGATCTCGACCTCGACCCGCGAGCAGTCGGGCGGGATCGCCCAGGTCAACGGGGCGGTGGGGCAACTGGATGCGATCACGCAGCAGAATGCGGCGCTGGTCGAGGAGGCCGCGGCCGCGGCGGCGACCCTGGCGCAGCAGGCGGAGAGCGTGGCGCAGGCCTTGTCGGTGTTCCAGCTGGCGAGCGGGATGCAGGGCAGGCAGCCGGCCGGCGCGCAGCGCGCGGGCTCTTCGCGCCTGCAGTTGGCGTCCGCATAA